One window of Paludibacter propionicigenes WB4 genomic DNA carries:
- a CDS encoding OmpH family outer membrane protein, with the protein MQTQYNQDIQPLLNKVNRVITDYAKANNLSAVYSFEQLRNALIYIDTKLNITQVIVKKLK; encoded by the coding sequence ATACAGACTCAATATAATCAGGATATTCAACCGTTGCTCAATAAAGTAAACAGGGTAATAACCGATTATGCGAAGGCAAACAACTTGTCGGCGGTTTATAGTTTTGAACAACTCCGAAATGCTCTAATATACATAGATACAAAACTGAATATCACGCAGGTGATTGTGAAGAAACTGAAATGA
- a CDS encoding thioredoxin-like domain-containing protein encodes MKFKILVISLLAVVFQLNAQTRDITITVHIRGVWNSKISLLALSGPNAGKPIAELSPVKSNESAIVTVAKDQLPGEFVIRFDYKDKETSTPYPSEKHIFAYSQNLELFVNPPFCNNMDSTWFQKGEIENTVYADFSKENFKQKEKLGVLQNFLMSYDDTHSTLYRTGITEYEKRRTNYNRWIEKQIAQHKKTFVSKAFKFQYVPAMEWEDSLVDRVNGMIAHYFDGIDFKDTLILKTSDMIQWMNKYVNIYGAMSTTPALRDSLLSVAATIAIDKARVGGNPFVYGWMVDYFYNGFEANNIPVGIKALQPYLDDPSCYTNKKQQIEKRLNGIKKLVVGSPAPDFNIINDAGTNTQFSTYSTTCRYKLVLFWSAGCDHCKELIKNLYPWYQQISNKKAVEIFALGIDDTEADIKLWDKVHTLLKGWKHMLLKGGINSKVANAYFILSTPVMVLVDAQTNKIVALPESVEQLETAMK; translated from the coding sequence TGCTGGCAGTAGTATTCCAACTAAACGCGCAGACCAGAGATATAACCATTACGGTACATATACGTGGAGTGTGGAATAGTAAAATAAGCCTTCTGGCTTTGTCTGGACCCAATGCAGGTAAACCCATTGCCGAATTGTCACCTGTTAAAAGTAATGAGTCTGCCATAGTTACTGTGGCTAAGGACCAGTTGCCGGGTGAATTTGTGATTCGTTTCGACTATAAAGATAAAGAAACAAGCACGCCATATCCTTCAGAAAAGCACATTTTTGCTTACTCGCAGAACCTTGAATTATTTGTCAATCCTCCTTTCTGCAACAATATGGACAGCACGTGGTTTCAAAAAGGTGAAATAGAAAATACCGTCTATGCTGACTTCAGCAAAGAGAATTTCAAACAAAAGGAGAAACTGGGGGTATTGCAGAATTTTCTGATGAGTTACGACGATACCCACTCCACCCTTTATCGCACAGGCATAACAGAATACGAAAAAAGGCGCACGAATTACAACCGATGGATTGAAAAACAAATAGCACAGCATAAAAAAACTTTTGTCAGCAAGGCTTTCAAATTTCAATATGTGCCAGCGATGGAATGGGAAGATAGTTTGGTTGACAGAGTAAACGGTATGATAGCGCATTATTTTGATGGAATAGATTTTAAGGATACACTTATTTTGAAGACCTCCGACATGATTCAGTGGATGAACAAATATGTAAATATCTATGGCGCCATGTCCACTACTCCGGCGTTGCGCGATTCGCTGCTTTCAGTAGCCGCCACAATAGCGATTGATAAAGCCCGCGTAGGCGGTAATCCTTTTGTATATGGTTGGATGGTCGATTATTTTTACAATGGTTTTGAAGCCAATAATATCCCGGTCGGTATTAAAGCGTTGCAACCTTACCTCGACGACCCAAGCTGTTATACCAACAAAAAGCAACAAATTGAAAAGCGGCTTAATGGCATAAAGAAACTGGTGGTTGGTAGCCCGGCACCGGATTTTAATATTATAAACGATGCCGGCACAAATACACAATTTTCTACTTATTCCACTACCTGCCGATATAAACTAGTATTGTTTTGGTCAGCTGGGTGCGACCATTGCAAGGAGCTAATCAAGAACCTATATCCGTGGTATCAGCAAATATCAAATAAAAAAGCGGTAGAAATTTTTGCTCTTGGCATTGATGATACCGAAGCAGATATCAAACTCTGGGATAAAGTGCACACTTTGCTCAAAGGTTGGAAACATATGCTTCTCAAAGGTGGTATCAACAGTAAAGTAGCCAATGCTTATTTTATTCTGTCTACTCCCGTGATGGTACTGGTCGATGCTCAAACAAACAAAATCGTTGCCTTACCCGAAAGTGTGGAACAACTGGAAACTGCAATGAAATAA